In Leptospira ryugenii, one genomic interval encodes:
- a CDS encoding porin OmpL1, which translates to MLKSLRIGIMGILFVAAATSLSAQTGPRSYVTFGLGGQFDLAGLGGTILKDGLDSSRPVRDSQGNVTGGTQQAIYAENTLTGLNRSTNGFVGAKTNGAMIGINFNVGYEKEGLFGFNSLFYRVNVNYTTKASGGYTESTVAGYKWLQQEWSYTAYTIPAYIGVKLYNAANDTAVYVGAGVNYYKGQWGVAGTVDGDTLRNLFPGLAGPGGSFLSDAPTPGIFKENIKFGSSGFGLNWIVGAQTKVAAKGHVFFELETILSGGMGTGGTQSVGGASAIAPIAAYPVIVGGQTYRVGYKLEL; encoded by the coding sequence ATGTTGAAATCACTTCGCATCGGAATTATGGGGATTTTGTTTGTAGCTGCTGCTACGAGCCTCAGCGCACAAACAGGACCTCGTTCTTACGTCACTTTTGGTCTTGGTGGCCAATTTGACTTAGCAGGATTGGGCGGAACTATTTTAAAAGACGGACTAGACTCGTCTAGACCTGTTCGCGACTCACAAGGAAACGTAACTGGTGGAACACAACAGGCCATCTACGCAGAAAACACTTTGACTGGATTGAATCGATCCACAAATGGCTTCGTTGGTGCAAAAACTAACGGTGCTATGATCGGTATCAACTTTAACGTTGGATACGAGAAAGAAGGCCTTTTCGGTTTTAACTCGCTATTCTACCGAGTCAATGTAAACTACACGACAAAAGCATCCGGTGGTTACACTGAGTCTACTGTTGCAGGTTACAAGTGGTTACAACAAGAATGGTCCTATACTGCCTACACAATCCCAGCCTATATTGGTGTAAAATTGTACAACGCAGCGAATGACACTGCAGTTTATGTCGGAGCAGGTGTGAACTACTACAAAGGACAGTGGGGCGTTGCGGGAACTGTGGATGGCGATACTTTGCGTAATCTTTTTCCTGGTTTGGCTGGTCCTGGTGGTTCCTTTCTATCAGATGCTCCAACTCCAGGGATCTTCAAAGAGAACATTAAATTCGGTTCTTCTGGATTCGGTTTGAACTGGATCGTAGGAGCCCAAACAAAAGTGGCTGCAAAAGGACACGTATTCTTTGAACTAGAAACTATCCTTTCTGGTGGAATGGGAACAGGTGGTACACAATCGGTTGGTGGTGCATCCGCGATTGCTCCTATAGCTGCATACCCAGTGATCGTCGGTGGTCAGACTTACCGAGTCGGATACAAACTCGAGTTATAA
- the carA gene encoding glutamine-hydrolyzing carbamoyl-phosphate synthase small subunit, whose translation MKAFLVLQNGEIFEGESFGAEVDSLGEIVFNTAMAGYQEILTDPSYKGQMINLTYPMVGNYGISPEDMESDKIHASGLIVKEYVPRPSNYKSKETLSDFLKRFSVPGIQGIDTRRLTRMIRNSGAMSAGIFIKEKYSPEFLEKVKSAPSMVGADLAKVVSTKTSYQFGNHSADKFNLAVYDFGVKWNILRLLDGNGFNITVFPAETPASKILDQNFDAYFLSNGPGDPEPLSYAIQSAKQIIDAKKPLFGICLGHQIIGLALGKKTGKLKFGHRGGNHPVRNEETKRVEITSQNHGFHVLGESTTDMPVTRLNLFDNTVAGLKKNGLPLMAVQYHPEACPGPHDSQYHFKEFYEMVKSHRANH comes from the coding sequence ATGAAAGCTTTTCTAGTCCTACAAAATGGTGAAATCTTTGAAGGTGAGTCCTTTGGAGCAGAGGTGGACTCACTAGGAGAAATTGTCTTCAACACTGCAATGGCTGGCTACCAGGAGATTCTTACCGATCCGTCTTACAAAGGCCAGATGATCAATCTAACCTACCCTATGGTTGGCAACTATGGTATCTCCCCTGAAGATATGGAGTCTGATAAAATCCATGCATCTGGGCTTATCGTCAAAGAATATGTGCCAAGGCCTTCTAATTATAAATCTAAGGAAACTTTATCTGATTTTTTAAAGAGATTTTCGGTTCCAGGCATTCAAGGGATTGACACTCGGCGTTTAACGCGCATGATACGAAACTCTGGGGCGATGTCCGCAGGAATCTTTATCAAAGAGAAATATTCACCTGAGTTTTTAGAAAAGGTAAAGTCCGCGCCGAGTATGGTCGGTGCAGATCTTGCAAAGGTTGTTTCTACAAAAACAAGTTATCAATTTGGAAACCATTCGGCTGATAAGTTTAATTTAGCCGTTTATGATTTTGGCGTTAAGTGGAACATACTTCGCTTATTGGACGGCAACGGATTTAATATCACTGTTTTTCCTGCTGAAACGCCCGCGTCAAAAATCCTAGACCAAAACTTTGATGCATATTTCTTGTCGAATGGACCTGGAGATCCGGAACCACTTTCTTATGCGATCCAATCGGCAAAACAAATCATAGATGCAAAAAAACCACTATTTGGGATCTGTTTGGGACACCAAATCATAGGCCTTGCGCTCGGCAAAAAGACAGGAAAGCTCAAATTCGGACACCGTGGTGGTAACCATCCCGTTAGAAATGAAGAAACCAAACGTGTTGAAATCACTAGCCAAAACCACGGCTTTCACGTATTAGGTGAATCGACAACGGATATGCCAGTGACTCGATTAAATTTATTCGACAATACGGTAGCGGGTCTGAAAAAAAATGGTTTACCTTTGATGGCAGTTCAGTATCATCCAGAGGCTTGTCCTGGTCCACATGATTCTCAATACCACTTTAAAGAGTTTTATGAAATGGTCAAATCTCACAGGGCAAATCATTAG
- a CDS encoding MBOAT family O-acyltransferase, which produces MSGLLFASIVFNFFWGLKISNQTEAQSRSRTTTIGIVINLSLLGFFKYMMFTLGILEDILKNIDTSFSIWKPEILLPVGISFYTFHNISYLIEVKNQKIQATKNFVSFAVYDVFFPLLLAGPIERPNSLIPQLESNRRISSELVYNGIALFLWGVFCKAAIADPLAKFVDESLSRTDSWGSGYIWIVAPAFAFQVYADFSGYSNCARGLANILGFQLMNNFHRPFFSSNPSEFWKRWHISLSTWLRDYVYIPLGGNQKGFVLQNVNIMIVWLLGGLWHGATYGYLIWGLYLGFCIVLYNLIKVSGFLSYIGSSYFIQTMGIFFTFFSFSFGLLLFRVESAEQLVSLFSNLLSLPDIHSNWLQVSLYCLPLLLFDLWQGSKQTKEVDFFLNERPYVFLSMASILFLVFCLVAPFEKQEFFYFQF; this is translated from the coding sequence ATGAGTGGACTACTATTCGCTTCCATAGTTTTCAATTTTTTCTGGGGATTGAAAATTTCAAATCAAACGGAAGCTCAATCTAGGAGCCGCACCACGACAATTGGGATTGTTATCAATCTATCATTACTTGGTTTTTTCAAGTATATGATGTTTACACTCGGAATCCTTGAAGACATTTTGAAAAATATAGATACATCATTTTCTATTTGGAAACCCGAAATACTATTACCGGTTGGCATTTCCTTTTACACATTTCATAATATTAGTTATTTGATAGAAGTTAAGAACCAAAAAATACAAGCAACTAAGAACTTTGTTTCTTTTGCTGTGTATGATGTTTTTTTTCCACTTCTATTGGCCGGTCCCATTGAGAGACCAAATTCGTTGATCCCTCAATTGGAATCAAATCGACGTATCAGTAGTGAGTTGGTATACAATGGAATCGCATTATTCCTGTGGGGAGTATTTTGTAAGGCTGCCATAGCTGATCCGCTTGCGAAGTTTGTAGATGAATCGCTTTCCCGCACTGATTCCTGGGGAAGTGGATATATATGGATTGTGGCACCTGCATTTGCATTCCAAGTATATGCAGATTTTTCTGGTTATTCAAATTGTGCACGAGGTCTCGCAAATATTCTAGGCTTCCAGCTCATGAATAATTTCCACAGACCTTTTTTTTCCTCTAATCCCTCTGAGTTTTGGAAACGCTGGCATATTTCTTTATCTACTTGGCTTCGTGATTATGTATACATCCCTTTGGGTGGAAACCAAAAGGGTTTTGTGCTGCAAAATGTCAACATAATGATTGTTTGGCTATTGGGAGGTCTTTGGCATGGTGCTACTTATGGATACTTGATTTGGGGTTTGTATCTTGGCTTTTGTATTGTTCTTTATAATTTGATAAAAGTATCAGGATTTTTATCTTACATTGGAAGTTCTTATTTCATTCAAACGATGGGAATCTTCTTTACCTTTTTCAGTTTCTCATTCGGACTTTTGCTATTTCGAGTGGAGAGCGCCGAGCAGTTGGTTTCCCTTTTCTCTAATCTGCTTTCCTTACCAGACATACATTCCAATTGGCTCCAAGTTTCACTCTACTGCTTACCTTTACTTTTGTTTGATCTCTGGCAAGGGAGCAAACAGACCAAGGAAGTAGATTTCTTCCTAAATGAAAGGCCTTATGTATTCTTAAGTATGGCGAGTATCTTATTCTTAGTTTTTTGTTTAGTCGCCCCATTTGAAAAACAAGAATTCTTTTATTTCCAATTTTAA
- a CDS encoding diguanylate cyclase domain-containing protein, whose protein sequence is SLEEPESLIETVDEAPLPEVDLFDEWENDAKKEAAKQPIQPVEEDKAPTQQQFLFDDESDFSTAPMGSYIASKKRIENYQAVFEITKEIAASKDFAEFFENLAYSIMGQVGCSSVVILSSTQKDSMRWDALNAEGVDLQDHWSFLSGDEVYQRLWETDTVMYAGDLLQRKLPEKESKILGEMESEILAPIRHKEKCYGMISLGRLINDEEYIVDDLEFVKIVGEIAGSVFERVSELEEKTEETSHLKEVIEINESVLKTARDFASVRKLDEAYDLLSENLKKKLGVKQFSFLILDSEKQSDYVVFGSNFILPERAKDFKLSKDSDIVGMISNISGVYRLENFRDDSELKSIFTNDELAIMSEFTILPLINLNWLVGMVVVHSTSKPWTDVSRDIAVAIMETSAPVFANLLILSEKEALYRNPFNPLESRILSEIEKAESLKISFTVVMFKIQNIARITQLFGAGKFARYADLLRKTILEQISEYDFFTRVGQGKFAVVLHGKDREEAEVVMKKIKASIGKKEEFFSPTFKPTYRVLSLTYPVDTKDKNQFMEMIEEA, encoded by the coding sequence TCTCTCGAAGAACCTGAATCTTTAATAGAGACTGTAGATGAAGCACCACTTCCCGAAGTTGATTTGTTTGACGAATGGGAAAACGATGCTAAGAAAGAAGCGGCAAAACAACCCATTCAACCAGTAGAAGAGGATAAAGCGCCCACTCAACAACAGTTTCTCTTTGATGATGAATCTGATTTTTCTACGGCACCTATGGGAAGTTATATTGCTTCCAAAAAACGAATCGAAAACTACCAAGCCGTTTTTGAAATTACCAAAGAAATTGCGGCCTCCAAGGATTTTGCTGAGTTCTTCGAGAATCTAGCTTATAGCATCATGGGACAAGTCGGTTGTTCTTCTGTCGTTATCCTAAGCTCTACACAAAAAGATAGCATGCGTTGGGACGCCTTAAATGCGGAAGGTGTCGATTTGCAAGACCACTGGTCATTTTTGTCTGGAGACGAAGTGTACCAAAGATTATGGGAAACGGATACCGTTATGTATGCTGGTGATCTTTTGCAGAGAAAATTACCAGAGAAGGAATCCAAAATCTTGGGAGAAATGGAGTCCGAAATCCTCGCACCGATCAGACACAAAGAAAAATGTTATGGTATGATTTCACTTGGTCGCCTAATCAATGATGAGGAATACATCGTAGATGATCTGGAATTTGTCAAAATTGTAGGTGAAATTGCCGGATCTGTATTTGAACGAGTTTCTGAACTGGAAGAAAAGACTGAGGAGACATCACATTTAAAAGAAGTTATTGAGATCAATGAATCAGTTTTGAAAACGGCAAGAGATTTTGCCTCTGTTCGAAAGTTAGATGAAGCATATGATTTGCTTTCTGAAAATCTCAAGAAAAAACTCGGCGTAAAACAATTTTCTTTTCTGATTCTAGATTCCGAAAAGCAATCAGATTATGTGGTATTCGGATCCAACTTTATTCTCCCGGAAAGAGCAAAGGATTTTAAACTGAGTAAAGACTCCGACATCGTTGGAATGATTTCCAATATTTCGGGAGTTTATCGCCTAGAAAATTTTCGAGATGACTCGGAGCTTAAATCAATTTTTACGAATGATGAACTTGCCATTATGTCTGAGTTTACCATCTTGCCTTTAATAAACCTGAATTGGTTAGTTGGAATGGTCGTTGTACATTCAACATCGAAACCATGGACCGATGTTAGTCGAGATATTGCTGTCGCGATTATGGAAACTTCGGCTCCTGTATTTGCAAATCTCTTAATACTTTCTGAAAAAGAGGCTCTTTATCGAAATCCTTTTAATCCTTTAGAATCAAGAATTTTATCTGAAATTGAGAAGGCGGAGAGCCTTAAAATTTCATTCACTGTCGTAATGTTTAAAATTCAAAATATCGCGAGGATTACACAGCTTTTCGGTGCAGGGAAATTTGCACGATATGCAGATTTACTAAGAAAGACTATTTTAGAACAGATAAGTGAATATGATTTTTTCACAAGAGTCGGCCAGGGAAAATTTGCAGTGGTATTGCATGGTAAAGATAGAGAAGAAGCAGAGGTTGTGATGAAAAAAATCAAAGCATCCATCGGTAAAAAAGAAGAATTCTTCAGTCCTACCTTTAAGCCAACCTATCGAGTTTTGAGCCTAACTTACCCAGTCGATACAAAAGATAAAAATCAGTTCATGGAAATGATCGAAGAAGCGTAG
- a CDS encoding SLBB domain-containing protein: protein MFLKITKYLVAGLIVSCFAFYLKEHPEIRNHIYTPEMIEVSIKGPVKHPGVYNLESGSTGRDLIEKAGGLLPGASVKIEENGLNQLLVDGQALDLGKR, encoded by the coding sequence TTGTTTCTAAAAATTACAAAATACTTAGTGGCAGGTCTTATTGTAAGCTGCTTTGCATTTTACTTGAAGGAACACCCAGAAATTAGAAATCATATATATACCCCAGAAATGATTGAGGTAAGCATCAAAGGTCCTGTCAAACATCCAGGGGTTTATAACTTGGAATCAGGCTCTACGGGTAGGGATTTGATAGAAAAAGCTGGGGGCTTACTCCCTGGTGCATCTGTTAAAATTGAGGAAAATGGCCTCAATCAGCTGTTAGTTGATGGACAGGCTTTAGATTTGGGGAAACGGTAA
- the atpC gene encoding ATP synthase F1 subunit epsilon yields MEKSITLTIISPDKILYQGKAQSVILPGAVGYFGILPGHAPLVSQLEMGLIKLHNGNQEFRIAIDGGFCEVQENKIRVLTEGGDSEEDITHDHALELLKEAEALPSSKEKENLLKKAKLRILLHER; encoded by the coding sequence ATGGAAAAAAGCATTACCTTAACCATCATTTCACCTGACAAGATCTTATACCAGGGAAAGGCTCAATCCGTCATTCTCCCTGGAGCGGTGGGCTATTTTGGAATCCTTCCTGGCCATGCCCCTTTGGTCTCGCAACTTGAAATGGGTCTGATCAAACTCCATAATGGCAACCAAGAGTTTCGCATTGCCATTGATGGAGGTTTTTGTGAGGTCCAGGAAAACAAAATCCGGGTTCTCACCGAGGGTGGTGATTCTGAAGAGGATATCACCCACGACCACGCACTCGAGCTTCTCAAAGAGGCAGAGGCACTTCCTTCCTCAAAAGAAAAAGAAAATTTGCTAAAGAAAGCAAAACTGCGCATTTTACTTCACGAACGTTAA